In Arthrobacter sp. SLBN-83, one DNA window encodes the following:
- the rplX gene encoding 50S ribosomal protein L24 gives MAAKIKKGDLVQVITGAKAERGGDRGKQGKVLRVFTDTNRVLVEGVNRVTKHTRVGQSQRGTKTGGIEVVEAPIHISNVALVDPSTKKPTRVGFRLDTVEKNGVKKTVRIRVSKSSGKDI, from the coding sequence ATGGCTGCAAAGATCAAGAAGGGTGACCTGGTTCAGGTCATCACTGGCGCCAAGGCTGAGCGCGGCGGCGACCGCGGCAAGCAGGGCAAGGTTCTGCGCGTATTCACCGACACCAACCGCGTGCTGGTTGAGGGCGTCAACCGCGTCACCAAGCACACCCGTGTTGGACAGTCGCAGCGCGGCACCAAGACCGGCGGCATCGAGGTTGTAGAGGCCCCGATCCACATTTCCAACGTGGCCCTGGTTGACCCGTCGACCAAGAAGCCGACCCGCGTGGGCTTCCGCCTCGACACTGTGGAGAAGAACGGTGTCAAGAAGACCGTCCGTATCCGCGTGTCCAAGAGCTCCGGGAAGGACATCTAA
- the rplV gene encoding 50S ribosomal protein L22, with amino-acid sequence MEAKAIARHIRVTPMKARRVVNLVRGLQANEALAILKFAPQAASEPVFKVVQSAVANARVLADRDGVAFDEGDLIISEAFVDEGPTMKRFQPRAQGRAFQIKKRTSHITVVVATPEKEEAR; translated from the coding sequence ATGGAAGCCAAGGCAATTGCGCGCCACATCCGCGTAACGCCTATGAAGGCCCGGCGCGTCGTCAACCTTGTTCGTGGATTGCAAGCGAATGAGGCTCTGGCAATTCTGAAGTTTGCCCCGCAGGCAGCTTCGGAGCCGGTATTCAAGGTAGTTCAGTCGGCAGTCGCCAACGCCCGGGTCCTCGCGGACCGCGATGGCGTGGCGTTTGACGAAGGCGACCTCATCATCAGCGAAGCGTTTGTTGATGAAGGCCCGACCATGAAGCGGTTCCAGCCGCGTGCCCAGGGTCGTGCATTTCAGATCAAGAAGCGCACCAGCCACATCACCGTGGTAGTCGCTACCCCGGAGAAAGAGGAGGCTCGCTAA
- the rplD gene encoding 50S ribosomal protein L4: MANTVQVDLPAEIFDVQTNVPLLHQVVVAQLAAARQGTHKTKTRAEVSGAGRKPFKQKGTGRARQGSVRAPHMTGGGIVHGPTPRDYSQRTPKKMIAAALRGALSDRARNGRIHVVAELVAGDKPSSKTALATLRGVSDRKNLLVVIERDNDVAALSVRNLAGVHVLYADQLNTYDVLVSDDVVFTKAAYDAFVAAKAAKNEEDAK, encoded by the coding sequence ATGGCTAACACTGTCCAGGTTGACCTGCCTGCAGAGATCTTCGACGTTCAGACCAACGTGCCGCTGCTGCACCAGGTCGTCGTTGCCCAGCTCGCTGCTGCCCGCCAGGGAACCCACAAGACCAAGACCCGCGCTGAAGTTTCCGGTGCAGGACGCAAGCCGTTCAAGCAGAAGGGTACCGGCCGCGCCCGTCAGGGTTCCGTCCGTGCTCCGCACATGACCGGCGGTGGCATTGTCCACGGTCCCACCCCGCGTGACTACAGCCAGCGCACCCCCAAGAAGATGATTGCTGCTGCCCTGCGCGGCGCACTGTCTGACCGGGCCCGCAACGGTCGCATCCACGTTGTCGCCGAGCTGGTTGCAGGAGACAAGCCGTCTTCCAAGACTGCCCTGGCAACGCTCCGCGGCGTTTCCGACCGCAAGAACCTGCTGGTCGTCATCGAGCGCGATAACGATGTTGCTGCACTGTCCGTGCGCAACCTCGCCGGCGTTCACGTTCTGTACGCAGACCAGCTGAACACCTACGACGTTCTCGTCTCTGATGACGTTGTCTTCACCAAGGCTGCCTACGACGCATTCGTTGCCGCTAAGGCAGCAAAGAACGAGGAGGATGCCAAGTGA
- the rpmD gene encoding 50S ribosomal protein L30: protein MAKNLVPSDAQLEITQIKSAIGGKQNQRDTLRSLGLKRIGHTVVRTADAVTVGMLNTVPHLVKVEEAK, encoded by the coding sequence ATGGCTAAGAACCTGGTCCCTTCCGACGCCCAGTTGGAAATCACTCAGATCAAGTCCGCTATTGGCGGCAAGCAGAACCAGCGCGACACCCTGCGGTCCCTCGGCCTGAAGCGGATCGGACACACCGTTGTCCGCACCGCCGATGCCGTGACCGTTGGAATGCTCAACACGGTTCCGCACCTGGTAAAGGTAGAGGAGGCGAAGTAA
- the rplP gene encoding 50S ribosomal protein L16 translates to MLIPRRVKHRKQHHPGRSGAATGGTQVSFGEYGIQALSPAYVTNRQIESARIAMTRHIKRGGKVWINIYPDRPLTKKPAETRMGSGKGSPEWWVANVKPGRVLFELSGVNEEVAREALRLAIHKLPLKARIVRREGGE, encoded by the coding sequence ATGCTTATCCCACGTCGAGTAAAGCACCGTAAGCAGCACCACCCGGGTCGTTCCGGCGCTGCTACGGGCGGCACCCAGGTCTCCTTCGGTGAGTACGGCATCCAGGCCCTGAGCCCGGCATACGTCACCAACCGTCAGATCGAGTCCGCTCGTATCGCCATGACCCGCCACATCAAGCGTGGCGGTAAGGTCTGGATCAACATCTACCCGGACCGTCCGCTGACCAAGAAGCCTGCCGAAACCCGCATGGGTTCCGGTAAGGGTTCGCCGGAATGGTGGGTCGCCAACGTCAAGCCGGGCCGGGTTCTCTTCGAACTCTCCGGTGTCAATGAAGAGGTAGCTCGCGAGGCCCTGCGCCTGGCAATCCACAAGCTGCCGTTGAAGGCACGCATTGTGCGTCGCGAGGGTGGTGAATAG
- the rplW gene encoding 50S ribosomal protein L23 has protein sequence MSAATIKDPRDVVLAPVVSEKSYGLIDEGKYTFLVDPRSNKTEIKLAVEKIFSVKVESINTINRAGKRKRTKFGWGTRKNTKRAIVTLKEGTIDIFGGPLA, from the coding sequence GTGAGTGCAGCCACCATCAAGGATCCCCGCGACGTCGTGCTTGCACCCGTCGTGTCGGAAAAGAGCTACGGCCTGATCGACGAGGGCAAGTACACCTTCCTGGTGGACCCCCGTTCGAACAAGACCGAGATCAAGCTGGCCGTGGAGAAGATCTTCTCCGTCAAGGTCGAATCGATCAACACCATCAACCGTGCCGGTAAGCGCAAGCGCACCAAATTCGGATGGGGTACCCGCAAGAACACCAAGCGTGCGATTGTCACCCTCAAAGAAGGCACCATCGACATCTTCGGCGGTCCGCTCGCGTAG
- the rplR gene encoding 50S ribosomal protein L18 translates to MAISINKKRTNKSKAAGRSRRQLRIRKRISGTAARPRLVVNRSARHVFVQVVDDTIGQTVASASTLEADLRAFDGDKTAKAKRVGELVAERAKAAGVEAVVFDRGGNKYHGRIAAVADGAREGGLSL, encoded by the coding sequence ATGGCCATCTCCATTAACAAGAAGCGTACGAACAAGAGCAAGGCTGCTGGTCGCAGCCGCCGCCAGCTTCGTATCCGCAAGCGCATTTCCGGTACGGCTGCCCGCCCCCGCCTGGTGGTCAACCGCTCCGCACGCCACGTATTTGTCCAGGTTGTCGATGACACCATTGGCCAGACCGTAGCAAGCGCGTCCACTCTGGAAGCTGACCTTCGTGCATTCGACGGTGACAAGACTGCCAAGGCCAAGCGCGTCGGCGAGCTCGTTGCTGAACGTGCCAAGGCTGCCGGCGTCGAGGCTGTTGTCTTCGACCGTGGTGGTAACAAGTACCACGGCCGGATTGCCGCCGTCGCTGACGGCGCACGCGAAGGTGGGCTGTCACTGTGA
- the rpsS gene encoding 30S ribosomal protein S19, giving the protein MPRSLKKGPFVDQHLFVKVARENEKGTKNVIKTWSRRSMIIPDMLGHTIAVHDGRKHIPVFVTESMVGHKLGEFAPTRTFRGHVKDDRKGKRR; this is encoded by the coding sequence ATGCCACGCAGCCTGAAAAAAGGTCCTTTCGTTGACCAGCACCTCTTTGTGAAGGTAGCCAGGGAAAACGAAAAGGGCACCAAGAACGTCATCAAGACCTGGTCCCGCCGTTCGATGATCATCCCCGACATGCTCGGACACACGATCGCCGTACACGACGGACGCAAGCACATCCCGGTGTTTGTCACTGAGTCGATGGTCGGGCACAAGCTCGGCGAATTCGCTCCCACGCGGACATTCCGCGGCCATGTCAAGGACGACCGTAAGGGCAAGCGCCGCTAG
- the rpsC gene encoding 30S ribosomal protein S3 — protein sequence MGQKVNPHGFRLGITTDHVSHWFADSTKAGQRYKDFVREDIRIRQLMSTGMERAGIAKVEIERTRDRVRVDIHTARPGIVIGRRGAEADRIRGELEKLTGKQVQLNILEVKNPEMEAQLVAQGVAEQLTSRVAFRRAMKKAMQSAQRAGAKGIRIACSGRLGGAEMSRSEFYREGRVPLHTLRANIDYGFYEAKTTFGRIGVKVWIYKGDVTAKELAAQAAAAPSRGGRGDRPGRPGGADRGDRRRRNDRPAADAAPAAEAPAVEAAPAAAEGGQA from the coding sequence GTGGGACAGAAAGTAAACCCGCACGGGTTCCGACTCGGCATCACCACCGATCACGTATCGCACTGGTTCGCTGACAGCACCAAGGCCGGCCAGCGGTACAAGGACTTCGTTCGCGAAGACATCCGCATCCGCCAGCTCATGTCCACGGGCATGGAGCGCGCCGGCATCGCCAAGGTCGAGATCGAGCGCACCCGTGACCGCGTCCGCGTGGACATCCACACGGCCCGTCCCGGCATCGTCATCGGCCGCCGTGGAGCAGAAGCAGACCGCATCCGCGGCGAGCTCGAAAAGCTCACCGGCAAGCAGGTCCAGCTGAACATCCTCGAGGTCAAGAACCCCGAGATGGAAGCCCAGCTTGTGGCCCAGGGCGTTGCAGAGCAGCTGACTTCCCGCGTGGCTTTCCGCCGTGCGATGAAGAAGGCCATGCAGTCCGCACAGCGTGCAGGTGCCAAGGGCATCCGTATCGCCTGCTCGGGCCGCCTGGGTGGCGCTGAAATGTCCCGCTCGGAGTTCTACCGCGAAGGCCGTGTGCCCCTGCACACCCTCCGCGCGAACATCGACTACGGCTTCTACGAAGCCAAGACCACCTTCGGCCGCATCGGTGTGAAGGTCTGGATCTACAAGGGTGACGTCACCGCGAAGGAACTGGCTGCACAGGCTGCTGCCGCTCCGTCCCGCGGTGGACGTGGCGACCGTCCCGGCCGCCCGGGTGGCGCTGACCGCGGTGACCGCCGCCGTCGCAACGACCGCCCGGCCGCTGACGCAGCTCCTGCTGCCGAAGCACCGGCAGTTGAAGCAGCACCTGCTGCTGCAGAAGGAGGACAGGCTTAA
- the rpsH gene encoding 30S ribosomal protein S8, translating into MTMTDPVADMLTRLRNANSAYHDSVSMPYSKLKARVADILKAEGFIAGWKEEDAEVGKKLTLELKFGPNRERSIAGVRRISKPGLRVYAKSTNLPHVLGGLGIAILSTSSGLLTDKQAGKKGVGGEVLAYVW; encoded by the coding sequence ATGACAATGACAGATCCTGTCGCAGATATGCTTACGCGCCTGCGTAACGCAAACTCGGCATACCACGACTCCGTGTCTATGCCTTACAGCAAGCTCAAGGCACGCGTTGCCGACATCCTCAAGGCCGAAGGTTTCATCGCCGGCTGGAAGGAAGAGGACGCTGAGGTTGGCAAGAAGCTGACCCTCGAACTCAAGTTCGGTCCGAACCGCGAGCGTTCCATCGCCGGTGTTCGCCGCATCTCCAAGCCGGGTCTCCGCGTTTACGCGAAGTCCACCAACCTGCCTCACGTGCTGGGTGGCCTGGGTATCGCAATCCTGTCCACCTCTTCCGGCCTCCTGACTGACAAGCAGGCCGGCAAGAAGGGCGTGGGCGGCGAAGTCCTCGCGTACGTCTGGTAA
- the rplN gene encoding 50S ribosomal protein L14, whose protein sequence is MIQQESRLKVADNTGAKEILTIRVLGGSGRRYAGIGDVIVATVKDAIPGGNVKKGDVVKAVIVRTKKERRRADGSYIKFDENAAVILKNDGDPRGTRIFGPVGRELRDKKFMKIVSLAPEVL, encoded by the coding sequence GTGATTCAGCAGGAGTCGCGACTGAAGGTCGCCGACAACACGGGTGCTAAGGAAATCCTTACCATTCGCGTTCTCGGTGGATCCGGCCGTCGCTACGCAGGCATCGGTGACGTCATTGTCGCCACCGTCAAGGACGCAATCCCTGGCGGCAACGTAAAGAAGGGCGATGTGGTCAAGGCCGTCATCGTCCGTACCAAGAAGGAACGCCGCCGTGCGGATGGTTCCTACATCAAGTTTGACGAGAACGCAGCTGTGATCCTGAAGAACGACGGTGACCCCCGCGGTACCCGTATCTTCGGACCGGTTGGTCGTGAACTGCGTGACAAGAAGTTCATGAAGATCGTTTCTCTGGCTCCGGAGGTGCTCTAG
- the rplE gene encoding 50S ribosomal protein L5 — protein MTETLETPATKIVPRLKTKYAETIKGQLQDEFKYQNVNQVPRLVKVVVNMGVGDAAKDSKLIDGAVRDLTQITGQKPQVTKARKSIAQFKLREGMPIGAHATLRGDRMWEFVDRLVSLALPRIRDFRGLSGKQFDGNGNYTFGLTEQVMFHEIDQDKIDRVRGMDITVVTTAKTDDEGRALLKALGFPFKTEA, from the coding sequence ATGACTGAGACTCTCGAGACTCCGGCAACGAAGATCGTTCCTCGTCTGAAGACCAAGTACGCCGAAACCATCAAGGGCCAGCTCCAGGATGAGTTCAAGTACCAGAACGTGAACCAGGTACCCCGCCTGGTGAAGGTTGTTGTGAACATGGGTGTTGGAGATGCCGCCAAGGACTCCAAGCTGATCGACGGGGCTGTCCGCGACCTCACCCAGATCACCGGCCAGAAGCCGCAGGTTACCAAGGCCCGCAAGTCGATCGCACAGTTCAAGCTGCGCGAAGGCATGCCCATCGGTGCCCACGCAACCCTGCGTGGCGACCGCATGTGGGAATTCGTGGACCGTCTGGTCAGCCTGGCACTGCCCCGTATCCGCGACTTCCGCGGCCTCAGCGGCAAGCAGTTCGATGGCAATGGCAACTACACCTTCGGTCTGACCGAGCAGGTTATGTTCCACGAAATCGACCAGGACAAGATCGACCGCGTCCGCGGTATGGACATCACGGTTGTGACCACCGCCAAGACCGACGACGAAGGCCGCGCGCTGCTCAAGGCGCTTGGTTTCCCGTTCAAAACCGAAGCTTAA
- the rplF gene encoding 50S ribosomal protein L6 translates to MSRIGRLPITVPAGVEVKVDGSVVSVKGSKGELTHTVASPIEVALDENTLTVTRPNDERASRSLHGLTRTLIANMIQGVTAGYEKKLEIVGTGYRVQAKGSDLEFALGYSHPVSVSAPAGITFAVEGPTKLSVSGINKQQVGEVAANIRKLRKPDPYKGKGIRYAGEVIRRKVGKAGK, encoded by the coding sequence ATGTCACGTATTGGACGTCTCCCCATCACCGTTCCTGCCGGCGTTGAGGTCAAGGTTGACGGCTCTGTCGTCAGCGTCAAGGGTTCCAAGGGGGAGCTGACCCACACTGTGGCCAGCCCCATCGAGGTTGCCCTGGACGAGAACACCCTGACCGTCACCCGCCCGAACGACGAGCGCGCCTCCCGTTCACTCCACGGCCTGACCCGCACCCTGATCGCCAACATGATCCAGGGCGTCACCGCAGGCTACGAGAAGAAGCTTGAAATCGTCGGTACCGGTTACCGCGTTCAGGCCAAGGGATCTGACCTTGAGTTCGCTCTTGGCTACAGCCACCCGGTCAGCGTTTCGGCTCCGGCCGGCATCACCTTTGCAGTAGAGGGACCGACCAAGCTCTCTGTCTCAGGTATCAACAAGCAGCAGGTCGGCGAGGTCGCTGCCAACATTCGCAAGCTGCGGAAGCCGGACCCCTACAAGGGCAAGGGCATCCGTTACGCCGGCGAAGTCATCCGCCGCAAGGTCGGAAAGGCTGGTAAGTAA
- the rplB gene encoding 50S ribosomal protein L2 codes for MGIRKYKPTTPGRRGSSVADFIEITRSTPEKSLVRPLPKKGGRNNTGKITTRHKGGGHKRQYRLIDFRRHDKDGVNARVAEIEYDPNRTARIALLHYVDGTKRYIIAPNKLSQGDVVEAGAGADIKPGNNLPLLNIPVGTVIHAVELRPGGGAKMGRSAGASIQLVAKEGRFAQLRLPSGEIRNVDVRCRATVGEVGNAEQSNINWGKAGRMRWKGVRPTVRGVAMNPVDHPHGGGEGKTSGGRNPVNPNGKREGRTRRPNKESDKLIVRRRRTGKNKR; via the coding sequence ATGGGAATCCGTAAATACAAGCCGACTACCCCGGGCCGTCGTGGCTCGAGCGTAGCGGACTTTATCGAAATCACGCGGTCGACGCCGGAAAAGTCGTTGGTACGTCCGCTGCCCAAGAAGGGCGGCCGTAACAACACCGGTAAGATCACCACCCGTCACAAGGGTGGTGGACACAAGCGCCAGTACCGTCTGATCGACTTCCGTCGCCACGACAAGGACGGCGTCAACGCCCGCGTTGCCGAAATCGAGTACGATCCGAACCGCACGGCTCGCATCGCCCTCCTGCACTACGTTGATGGCACCAAGCGTTACATCATCGCCCCCAACAAGCTCTCCCAGGGGGACGTTGTTGAGGCAGGTGCCGGTGCTGACATCAAGCCCGGTAACAACCTGCCGCTGCTCAACATCCCGGTGGGTACCGTCATCCACGCAGTTGAACTGCGTCCGGGCGGCGGCGCCAAGATGGGCCGCTCCGCCGGCGCATCCATCCAGCTTGTTGCCAAGGAAGGCCGCTTCGCCCAGCTGCGTCTGCCCTCCGGTGAAATCCGCAACGTTGACGTGCGCTGCCGCGCAACCGTCGGCGAAGTTGGCAACGCCGAGCAGTCGAACATCAACTGGGGCAAGGCCGGCCGTATGCGGTGGAAGGGCGTCCGCCCGACCGTCCGTGGTGTCGCCATGAACCCGGTTGACCACCCGCACGGTGGTGGTGAAGGTAAGACTTCCGGTGGTCGTAACCCCGTGAACCCGAACGGTAAGCGTGAAGGCCGCACCCGCCGCCCCAACAAAGAGAGCGACAAGCTTATTGTGCGTCGCCGTCGTACTGGCAAGAACAAGCGATAG
- the rplO gene encoding 50S ribosomal protein L15, translating to MAENTADKAQAAEKQNALKVHHLRPAPGAKTAKTRVGRGEASKGKTAGRGTKGTAARYQVKAGFAGGQLPLHMRLPKLRGFKNPFRVEFQVVNLDKLNELFPEGGAVTVENLVEKGAVRKNQPVKVLGTGDITVKVDVTAHAFSASAAEKIAAAGGSTTAL from the coding sequence ATGGCAGAGAACACTGCTGATAAGGCCCAGGCTGCTGAGAAGCAGAACGCCCTGAAGGTTCACCACCTGCGTCCCGCCCCGGGTGCCAAGACCGCCAAGACCCGTGTTGGTCGTGGTGAGGCATCCAAGGGTAAGACCGCCGGCCGCGGTACCAAGGGTACGGCTGCCCGCTACCAGGTGAAGGCTGGCTTTGCCGGCGGCCAGCTGCCGCTGCACATGCGCCTGCCCAAGCTGCGTGGCTTCAAGAACCCGTTCCGGGTTGAGTTCCAGGTTGTAAACCTGGACAAGCTCAACGAGCTGTTCCCGGAAGGTGGCGCAGTCACCGTGGAGAACCTGGTCGAAAAGGGTGCCGTTCGCAAGAACCAGCCCGTCAAGGTGCTTGGCACCGGCGACATCACCGTCAAGGTCGACGTCACCGCCCACGCATTCTCGGCCAGCGCCGCTGAAAAGATCGCTGCAGCCGGCGGAAGCACCACCGCCCTGTAA
- the rpsQ gene encoding 30S ribosomal protein S17, giving the protein MSEKDQNVTETATEAKAGQRGYRKTRRGYVVSDKMEKTIVVEVEDRVKHALYGKVIRRTSKVKAHDEENTAGIGDLVVIAETRPLSATKNWRLVEILEKAK; this is encoded by the coding sequence GTGAGTGAAAAGGACCAGAACGTGACCGAAACTGCTACCGAAGCCAAGGCTGGGCAGCGCGGTTACCGCAAGACCCGTCGCGGCTACGTGGTCTCCGACAAGATGGAAAAGACCATCGTTGTCGAGGTTGAAGACCGCGTGAAGCACGCACTGTACGGCAAGGTCATCCGCCGCACCTCCAAGGTCAAGGCACACGACGAAGAGAACACCGCCGGCATCGGCGACCTCGTTGTCATCGCCGAGACCCGTCCGCTGTCCGCCACCAAGAACTGGCGGCTCGTGGAAATCCTCGAGAAGGCCAAGTAG
- the rplC gene encoding 50S ribosomal protein L3 — translation MTATRNVKGLLGTKLGMTQVWDENNKLIPVTVVQADSNVITQLRNADADGYVAVQIGYGQIDPRKVTKPLAGHFEKAGVTPRRHVVELRTADAAEYELGQELSVELFEAGQKIDVVGTTKGKGFAGVMKRHGFHGVGASHGAHKNHRKPGSIGGASTPSRVFKGMKMAGRMGAVRHTTLNLTVHAVDVEKSLLLIKGAVPGARGQVVLVRTAVKGA, via the coding sequence ATGACCGCAACCCGTAACGTAAAGGGCCTGCTGGGCACGAAGCTCGGCATGACCCAGGTCTGGGACGAGAACAACAAGCTCATCCCCGTCACTGTGGTCCAGGCAGACTCGAACGTCATCACCCAGCTGCGCAATGCAGACGCTGATGGCTACGTCGCCGTTCAGATCGGCTACGGCCAGATCGATCCCCGCAAGGTCACCAAGCCGCTGGCTGGTCACTTTGAAAAGGCAGGCGTCACGCCTCGCCGTCACGTCGTCGAACTCCGTACCGCAGATGCTGCCGAGTACGAGCTGGGCCAGGAGCTCTCCGTAGAGCTCTTCGAAGCCGGCCAGAAGATCGACGTCGTCGGCACCACCAAGGGTAAGGGCTTCGCCGGTGTTATGAAGCGTCACGGCTTCCACGGCGTTGGAGCTTCCCACGGTGCCCACAAGAACCACCGTAAGCCCGGTTCAATCGGTGGCGCATCCACCCCGAGCCGCGTCTTCAAGGGCATGAAAATGGCCGGCCGCATGGGCGCCGTTCGTCACACCACGCTGAACCTCACGGTCCACGCGGTTGACGTCGAGAAGTCGCTGCTCCTGATCAAGGGTGCCGTTCCCGGTGCCCGCGGCCAGGTCGTACTCGTACGCACCGCCGTGAAGGGAGCCTAG
- the rpsE gene encoding 30S ribosomal protein S5, translated as MTEANKEKDTVSADQKAPEAAAAETTAPAADDRRGGARRGERGDRGQGRGDRGGRGGRDGGREAEKNQFVERVVTINRVSKVVKGGRRFSFTALVVVGDGNGMVGVGYGKAKEVPAAIAKGVEEAKKSFFRVPRVGNTIPHRVQGEAAAGVVMLRPASAGTGVIAGGPVRAVLECVGIHDILSKSLGSSNAINIVHATVDALKRLEEPAAVAARRGLPLDEVAPQALVKALLAPKAGV; from the coding sequence GTGACCGAAGCAAACAAGGAAAAGGACACTGTGTCTGCAGATCAGAAGGCCCCCGAAGCCGCAGCTGCTGAGACCACTGCCCCCGCTGCCGACGACCGCCGTGGTGGCGCCCGTCGTGGCGAGCGTGGAGACCGTGGCCAGGGCCGCGGCGACCGCGGTGGCCGTGGTGGCCGCGACGGTGGCCGCGAAGCCGAAAAGAACCAGTTCGTAGAGCGCGTTGTCACCATCAACCGCGTTTCCAAGGTCGTCAAGGGTGGTCGTCGCTTCAGCTTCACCGCACTGGTCGTCGTTGGTGACGGTAACGGCATGGTCGGCGTGGGCTACGGCAAGGCCAAGGAAGTTCCCGCTGCTATCGCCAAGGGCGTTGAAGAGGCCAAGAAGTCCTTCTTCCGCGTTCCGCGCGTTGGCAACACCATCCCGCACCGCGTTCAGGGTGAAGCCGCCGCCGGCGTCGTCATGCTGCGTCCGGCTTCCGCCGGTACCGGTGTTATCGCCGGTGGTCCGGTCCGTGCAGTACTGGAGTGCGTGGGCATCCACGACATCCTCTCCAAGTCGCTCGGTTCCTCCAACGCCATCAACATCGTTCACGCGACCGTTGATGCCCTGAAGCGCCTCGAAGAGCCGGCAGCAGTGGCAGCACGCCGCGGCCTGCCGCTGGACGAGGTTGCTCCCCAGGCACTGGTGAAGGCCCTCCTGGCTCCGAAGGCAGGTGTTTAG
- the rpsJ gene encoding 30S ribosomal protein S10 gives MAGQKIRIRLKSYDHEVIDVSARKIVETVTRAGATVVGPVPLPTEKNVYCVIRSPHKYKDSREHFEMRTHKRLIDIIDPTPKAVDSLMRLDLPADVNIEIKL, from the coding sequence ATGGCGGGACAAAAAATCCGCATCCGGCTGAAGTCATACGACCACGAGGTCATTGACGTTTCAGCACGGAAGATCGTTGAGACGGTCACGCGCGCAGGCGCAACGGTAGTTGGCCCCGTGCCGCTGCCTACGGAGAAGAACGTGTACTGCGTTATCCGCTCTCCGCACAAGTACAAGGACAGCCGCGAGCACTTTGAAATGCGCACGCACAAGCGTCTTATCGACATCATCGATCCCACGCCGAAGGCTGTTGACTCGCTCATGCGTCTCGACCTGCCGGCTGACGTGAACATCGAAATCAAGCTGTAG
- the rpmC gene encoding 50S ribosomal protein L29, giving the protein MAVGSKDLAPAQLDGFDNERLVEELRKAKEELFNLRFQSATGQLENHGRLRAVKKDIARIYTVLRERELGIRAEVAAPVVEAKEEKKSKKASTKKADKAEKAETEEDAK; this is encoded by the coding sequence ATGGCAGTAGGATCCAAGGATCTGGCTCCCGCACAGCTGGACGGTTTCGACAACGAGCGTCTCGTTGAAGAACTCCGTAAGGCCAAGGAAGAGCTGTTCAACCTGCGTTTCCAGTCCGCCACCGGTCAGCTGGAGAACCACGGTCGCCTGCGTGCGGTAAAGAAGGACATCGCCCGCATCTACACCGTTCTCCGCGAACGCGAGCTGGGCATTCGTGCCGAGGTTGCCGCACCGGTTGTGGAAGCCAAGGAAGAGAAGAAGTCCAAGAAGGCTTCAACCAAGAAGGCCGATAAGGCTGAAAAGGCTGAGACCGAGGAGGACGCCAAGTGA